Proteins from a single region of Crassaminicella profunda:
- the pgsA gene encoding CDP-diacylglycerol--glycerol-3-phosphate 3-phosphatidyltransferase, which yields MNLANKLTIARIFLVPVFMIVLLNKIPYGMYIAAGIFTIAAITDTLDGYIARSRNQVTKFGKFVDPLADKLLVTAALVCLVQMGKLPAWIVVVIISREYTISILRAVAASEGIVIAASWWGKLKTITQIIAIVAILLNNYPFSLIGFPFSTIMLWVAVILTIVSGVDYLYLNRQVIKH from the coding sequence ATGAATCTTGCGAATAAGTTGACCATTGCTAGAATCTTTTTAGTTCCTGTTTTTATGATTGTACTTTTAAACAAAATTCCGTATGGTATGTATATAGCTGCTGGAATTTTTACTATAGCTGCCATAACAGATACGTTAGATGGGTATATTGCAAGAAGTAGAAACCAGGTAACAAAATTTGGAAAGTTCGTGGATCCTTTGGCGGATAAGCTTCTTGTTACAGCAGCTTTAGTTTGTCTTGTGCAAATGGGTAAATTACCTGCTTGGATTGTTGTTGTAATTATATCAAGGGAATATACTATAAGTATACTAAGAGCGGTTGCTGCATCAGAAGGAATTGTAATTGCAGCAAGTTGGTGGGGAAAGTTAAAGACCATTACACAAATTATAGCAATTGTTGCAATACTTCTTAATAATTATCCATTTAGCTTAATAGGCTTTCCATTTAGTACAATTATGCTTTGGGTTGCAGTGATTCTTACCATTGTATCAGGTGTAGATTATTTATATCTTAATAGACAAGTAATAAAACATTAA
- a CDS encoding competence/damage-inducible protein A yields the protein MNCSIISVGTEILFGQIVNTNTVYLSQELNGLGINVYHHFTAGDNENRLKDILDYALSKSDLIITTGGLGPTQDDLTKETIARVAGKKLEMHEPSFEKLCTYFKNLNRKMNENNIKQAYLPKDSIVLDNDCGTAPGFIIEFDGKIVISLPGPPKEMKSMFESVKDYLKTKSKDTIYSKVLRFFGIGESALETAIMDLINHQSNPTIATYAKEGEVSARITAKAENEAKAQEMIIPVINQIKNRLEEYIYSYNDEELVQVVAKKLLDEKVSVSFAESCTGGLIAAKLTSIPGISESLNRSIVTYSNEAKIEELGVKETTLKEHGAVSEETAREMVLGLKAATGSEICVSVTGIAGPGGGTKEKPVGLVYIGLAYKENIVCNQYNIFGDRNRIRNYTSMLALNMIRKVLEK from the coding sequence ATGAATTGTTCAATTATAAGTGTAGGTACAGAGATTTTATTTGGACAGATTGTAAATACAAATACAGTTTATTTATCTCAAGAACTGAATGGATTAGGAATAAATGTATATCATCATTTTACAGCTGGAGATAATGAAAATCGATTAAAAGATATATTAGATTATGCATTGTCTAAATCGGATTTAATTATTACTACAGGGGGGCTAGGGCCAACACAGGATGATCTTACAAAAGAGACGATTGCGAGAGTAGCAGGAAAAAAATTAGAAATGCATGAACCGTCCTTTGAAAAGCTTTGTACGTATTTTAAAAATCTTAATAGGAAAATGAATGAAAATAATATAAAACAGGCATACTTACCAAAAGATAGTATTGTCTTAGATAATGATTGTGGAACTGCACCAGGATTTATTATTGAGTTTGATGGAAAAATAGTTATAAGTCTTCCAGGGCCACCTAAAGAAATGAAAAGCATGTTTGAGTCTGTAAAGGATTATTTAAAAACTAAGTCAAAAGATACGATTTACTCAAAAGTATTGAGATTTTTTGGTATTGGTGAATCTGCGTTAGAAACTGCCATAATGGATTTAATCAATCATCAATCAAATCCTACTATTGCAACTTATGCAAAGGAAGGAGAAGTGAGTGCTCGTATTACTGCCAAAGCTGAAAATGAAGCTAAAGCACAGGAAATGATTATTCCTGTAATAAATCAAATAAAAAATAGATTAGAGGAATATATATATAGCTATAATGATGAAGAATTAGTCCAAGTGGTTGCGAAAAAATTGTTAGACGAAAAGGTTTCTGTTTCTTTTGCAGAATCATGTACGGGAGGATTAATTGCTGCAAAGTTAACAAGTATTCCAGGAATATCAGAATCTTTGAATCGAAGTATTGTTACATATAGTAATGAAGCGAAAATTGAAGAATTAGGTGTGAAAGAGACTACGCTTAAAGAACATGGCGCTGTTAGTGAAGAAACAGCTAGAGAAATGGTATTAGGATTAAAAGCTGCAACTGGAAGTGAAATATGCGTATCTGTAACAGGGATAGCAGGTCCTGGTGGTGGGACAAAAGAAAAACCTGTAGGATTAGTATATATTGGTCTTGCTTATAAAGAAAATATTGTATGCAATCAATATAATATTTTTGGAGATAGAAATCGAATAAGAAATTATACGAGTATGCTTGCACTCAATATGATTAGAAAAGTACTAGAAAAATAA
- the recA gene encoding recombinase RecA — protein MEGKRKALEIAMGQIEKQFGKGSIMKLGEDTSRLNIESISTGSLDLDIAVGIGGIPRGRIIEIYGPESSGKTTVALHIIAEAQKTGGVAAFIDAEHALDPVYAKHLGVNIDELVVSQPDTGEQALEICEALVRSGAIDVIVVDSVAALVPKAEIQGEMGDSHVGLQARLMSQALRKLTGVINKSKTSTIFINQLREKVGVMFGNPETTTGGRALKFYSSVRLDVRRIESIKKADSIIGNRTRVKVVKNKVAPPFKVAEFDIMYGTGISKEGSILDCAVKEDIIKKAGSWYSYGDEKLGQGRENAKQFLIENTGISLEVENKIRELHQLPLKKEDELVATVDSES, from the coding sequence ATGGAAGGGAAAAGAAAAGCGTTAGAAATTGCCATGGGGCAAATAGAAAAGCAATTTGGAAAAGGTTCTATTATGAAACTAGGAGAAGATACATCAAGATTAAATATCGAATCTATATCTACTGGATCACTAGATTTAGATATTGCTGTGGGCATAGGTGGTATTCCAAGAGGAAGAATTATCGAAATATATGGACCAGAGTCTTCTGGTAAAACGACAGTTGCACTTCATATTATAGCAGAAGCCCAAAAAACTGGAGGCGTTGCCGCTTTTATAGATGCTGAACATGCACTTGATCCTGTATATGCGAAACATTTAGGTGTAAATATTGATGAGTTAGTTGTATCTCAACCTGATACTGGAGAACAAGCTTTAGAAATATGTGAAGCGCTAGTTAGAAGTGGCGCTATAGATGTAATCGTAGTAGATTCAGTTGCAGCATTAGTTCCTAAAGCTGAGATCCAAGGGGAAATGGGAGATAGTCATGTGGGGCTTCAGGCAAGACTTATGTCTCAAGCATTAAGAAAGCTTACAGGTGTGATTAACAAATCAAAAACATCTACAATATTTATCAATCAATTGAGAGAAAAAGTAGGGGTAATGTTTGGAAATCCAGAAACAACTACTGGAGGAAGAGCTCTCAAATTTTATTCATCTGTGAGACTTGATGTAAGAAGAATTGAATCAATAAAAAAAGCGGACAGCATTATAGGGAATAGAACAAGAGTGAAAGTTGTAAAAAATAAAGTAGCACCTCCTTTTAAAGTAGCAGAATTTGATATTATGTATGGTACAGGCATATCAAAAGAAGGCAGTATTTTAGATTGTGCTGTTAAAGAAGATATTATAAAAAAGGCTGGTTCATGGTATAGCTATGGAGATGAGAAGCTAGGTCAAGGTAGAGAAAATGCAAAACAATTTTTAATTGAAAATACTGGAATATCCCTTGAGGTAGAGAATAAAATAAGAGAGTTACATCAGCTTCCTTTAAAGAAAGAAGACGAACTAGTAGCTACAGTAGATAGTGAATCATAA
- the rny gene encoding ribonuclease Y, whose product MIKMGRCLDINSIQIVVSIVTGAIGVGIGYFIRKNIAEGKINNAENRAKEIVSEAKKQAETSKKEILLEAKEEVHRLRNELDRENRERRNELQRLERRLQQKEETLDRKSDNLEKKDEVLNKKIKEVADKKEQINGIHQKQLEELERISGLTSEQAKEQLLNDTQKEIKHETAMMIKEIEQRAKEDGEKKAKEIIAYAIQKCAADHVAETTVSVVALPNDEMKGRIIGREGRNIRALETLTGIDLIIDDTPEAVILSGFDPIRREVARIALEKLIVDGRIHPARIEEMVEKAKKEVNNIIKEEGEQATFETGVHSIHPELIKLLGRLKYRTSYGQNVLKHSIEVSHLAGLMAAELGTDVKLAKRAGLLHDIGKAVDHEIEGTHVDIGMGLLKKYKESSEVIHAMSTHHGDYEPHTIEAVLVTAADAVSAARPGARRETLETYIKRLQKLEEIANSSEGVEKSFAIQAGREIRIMVKPDEMADEDIIYLAREVTKKIESELEYPGQIKVNVIRETRAIEYAK is encoded by the coding sequence ATGATTAAGATGGGGAGGTGTTTAGATATTAATTCTATTCAGATTGTAGTAAGCATTGTAACAGGTGCTATAGGTGTTGGAATTGGATATTTTATAAGAAAGAATATTGCTGAGGGTAAAATAAATAATGCAGAAAACAGAGCCAAGGAAATAGTTTCAGAAGCTAAAAAGCAGGCTGAAACATCTAAAAAAGAGATTTTACTTGAAGCAAAAGAAGAAGTTCATAGATTAAGAAATGAACTTGATAGAGAAAATAGAGAAAGACGTAATGAACTACAAAGGTTGGAAAGAAGATTACAGCAAAAGGAAGAAACATTAGATAGAAAATCTGATAATCTAGAAAAGAAGGATGAAGTACTCAACAAAAAAATAAAAGAAGTAGCGGATAAAAAGGAACAAATAAATGGAATTCATCAAAAACAACTTGAAGAGTTGGAAAGAATATCAGGTTTAACGTCTGAACAAGCAAAAGAACAACTTTTAAATGATACGCAAAAAGAAATAAAACATGAAACGGCTATGATGATTAAAGAAATTGAACAAAGAGCAAAAGAAGATGGAGAAAAGAAAGCAAAAGAAATTATTGCTTATGCAATACAAAAATGTGCAGCAGATCATGTGGCTGAGACTACCGTATCTGTAGTAGCCCTTCCGAATGATGAAATGAAGGGGAGAATTATTGGTAGGGAAGGAAGAAATATAAGAGCATTAGAGACATTAACAGGAATAGATCTAATAATTGATGATACACCAGAAGCAGTAATTCTTTCAGGCTTCGATCCTATAAGAAGAGAAGTAGCAAGAATAGCACTAGAAAAACTTATCGTAGATGGAAGAATTCATCCAGCTAGAATTGAAGAAATGGTAGAAAAAGCTAAGAAAGAAGTAAACAATATTATTAAAGAAGAGGGTGAACAAGCAACATTTGAAACAGGTGTTCACAGTATTCATCCTGAGTTAATCAAATTATTAGGTAGATTAAAGTATAGAACTAGTTATGGCCAAAACGTATTAAAACATTCTATAGAAGTGTCCCATTTAGCAGGGTTGATGGCTGCTGAATTAGGTACAGATGTGAAATTAGCAAAAAGAGCAGGACTTCTTCATGATATTGGAAAAGCTGTAGATCATGAAATAGAGGGTACTCATGTGGATATAGGTATGGGTCTATTAAAGAAATATAAAGAATCTAGTGAAGTGATACATGCTATGTCTACTCATCATGGGGATTATGAGCCTCATACAATTGAAGCAGTGCTAGTTACAGCTGCTGATGCTGTATCTGCGGCTAGACCAGGTGCAAGAAGAGAGACATTAGAAACTTATATTAAGAGATTACAAAAACTTGAAGAAATAGCAAACTCAAGTGAAGGCGTAGAAAAATCATTTGCCATTCAAGCAGGTCGTGAGATAAGAATTATGGTAAAACCAGATGAAATGGCAGATGAAGATATTATTTATTTAGCACGTGAAGTTACAAAGAAAATTGAGAGTGAATTAGAATATCCTGGTCAAATAAAGGTGAATGTTATTAGGGAGACAAGAGCAATTGAATATGCAAAATAA
- the spoVS gene encoding stage V sporulation protein SpoVS, whose translation MEVLKVSAKSSPNSVAGALAGVLRERGGAEIQAIGAGALNQAVKAVAIARGFVAPSGVDLICIPAFTDILIDGEERTAIKLIVEPR comes from the coding sequence ATGGAAGTATTAAAAGTATCAGCAAAATCAAGTCCAAATTCTGTTGCAGGAGCACTAGCTGGCGTTTTAAGAGAACGTGGGGGTGCTGAAATCCAAGCTATTGGTGCAGGTGCTCTAAATCAAGCAGTGAAAGCGGTAGCCATTGCTAGAGGATTTGTTGCTCCTAGTGGTGTGGATCTAATCTGTATTCCAGCTTTTACAGATATATTGATAGACGGGGAGGAAAGAACAGCAATAAAATTAATTGTTGAACCTAGATAA
- a CDS encoding PHP domain-containing protein encodes MNGRVDMHVHTSASDGILSPTEIVDWAKKRGLKGVAITDHDTIDGIKEAIRASEQYDNFLVIPGIEFSTLYHGVEIHILGYFVDYENLELIDITNAIKNYRFKRAELIIDKLQKLNYDIHFSEVKGVVKEGAIGRPHIARILVQKGYMSSMQEAFEKLLKKGKAAYVERFKLTVDEAIHIIEKSKGIPVLAHPGLIDDGVDVEGIIRKGIKGIEVYHSKHSVFHNRLYFKLSKKYNLFITGGSDYHDEMIAGIPTIGKVFVTYDSIKEMK; translated from the coding sequence ATGAATGGTAGGGTAGATATGCATGTACATACTAGTGCATCAGATGGTATTTTATCTCCTACAGAAATTGTAGATTGGGCAAAAAAAAGAGGTCTTAAAGGCGTTGCTATAACAGATCATGATACTATTGATGGAATCAAAGAAGCCATAAGGGCTTCAGAACAATATGATAATTTTTTAGTTATACCAGGTATAGAATTTAGTACCTTATACCATGGGGTAGAAATTCATATACTAGGATATTTTGTGGATTATGAGAATTTAGAGCTTATTGATATAACAAATGCAATTAAAAATTATAGATTCAAAAGGGCAGAATTAATAATTGATAAGCTACAAAAATTGAATTATGATATCCATTTTTCAGAAGTGAAAGGGGTAGTAAAAGAAGGGGCTATTGGCAGGCCTCATATAGCTAGAATACTTGTTCAAAAAGGATATATGTCTTCCATGCAAGAAGCATTTGAAAAGTTACTCAAAAAGGGAAAAGCTGCATATGTTGAGAGATTTAAATTAACAGTGGATGAGGCTATCCATATTATTGAAAAGAGCAAAGGAATACCAGTACTGGCACATCCAGGATTAATTGATGATGGAGTAGATGTAGAAGGTATTATTAGAAAAGGCATAAAAGGAATAGAGGTGTATCATTCAAAGCATTCAGTTTTTCATAATAGACTTTACTTTAAACTTTCTAAAAAATATAATCTTTTTATTACGGGAGGTTCTGATTATCATGATGAAATGATAGCAGGCATTCCAACTATTGGAAAGGTTTTTGTAACTTATGATT